A genome region from Oenanthe melanoleuca isolate GR-GAL-2019-014 chromosome 2, OMel1.0, whole genome shotgun sequence includes the following:
- the SOX17 gene encoding transcription factor SOX-17, protein MSSPDAGYASSDDQVQGRCSLPIMMPAVCPWAESLSPLGEAKAKGGAAPSGGRSKGEARIRRPMNAFMVWAKDERKRLAQQNPDLHNAELSKMLGKSWKALSLSEKRPFVEEAERLRVQHMQDHPNYKYRPRRRKQVKRLKRVESGFLQHGLAEAAAGPGLGSEAAGGGGRMCAEGLGLAYGEQGYAAAGAGHYRDCPPLGAAFDGYSLPTPDPSPLDAAESEAPFFAAGLQEECALVPYGYGPHPAAAEYPAAAAAESPSGAALRRHLAPGEALGAGGSLQGLLGCPAPLPAFYGQCQPPGPGRGPPPGAVGQPSPPPETAPCREQLEQLPPEELLGDVDRTEFEQYLRFACKPELALPFSGPGAAALPPPEGAGPVSAAVSDASSAVYYCGYPDL, encoded by the exons ATGAGCAGCCCCGATGCGGGCTACGCCAGCAGCGACGACCAGGTGCAGGGGCGGTGCTCGCTGCCCATCATGATGCCGGCCGTGTGCCCGTGGGCAGAGTCGCTGAGCCCGCTGGGCGAGGCGAAGGCGAAGGGCGGCGCGGCGCCGTCGGGCGGCCGCAGCAAGGGCGAGGCGCGGATCCGGCGTCCCATGAACGCCTTCATGGTGTGGGCGAAGGACGAGCGCAAGCGGCTGGCGCAGCAGAACCCGGACCTGCACAACGCCGAGCTCAGCAAGATGCTGG GTAAATCGTGGAAGGCGCTGTCGCTGTCGGAGAAGCGTCCGTTCGTGGAGGAGGCGGAGCGGCTGCGGGTGCAGCACATGCAGGACCACCCGAACTACAAGTACCGGCCGCGGCGGCGGAAGCAGGTGAAGCGGCTGAAGCGGGTGGAGAGCGGCTTCCTGCAGCACGGCCtggcggaggcggcggcggggcccgggctGGGCAGCGaggcggccggcggcggcggcaggaTGTGCGCGGAGGGCCTGGGACTGGCGTACGGCGAGCAGGGCTacgcggcggcgggcgcgggccACTACCGGGACTGTCCGCCGCTGGGCGCGGCGTTCGACGGCTACAGCCTGCCCACGCCGGACCCGTCGCCGCTGGACGCGGCGGAGAGCGAGGCGCCCTTCTTCGCGgcggggctgcaggaggagtgCGCGCTGGTGCCCTACGGCTACGGCCCGCACCCGGCGGCCGCCGAGTacccggcggcggcggcggccgagAGCCCGTCGGGCGCGGCGCTGCGGCGGCACCTGGCGCCCGGGGAGGCGCTGGGCGCGGGCGGGTcgctgcaggggctgctgggctgcccgGCGCCGCTGCCCGCGTTCTACGGGCAGTGCCAGCCGCCGGGCCCGGGGCGCGGCCCGCCGCCGGGGGCCGTGGGGCAGCCGTCGCCGCCGCCCGAGACGGCGCCGTGccgggagcagctggagcagctgccgCCGGAGGAGCTGCTGGGCGACGTGGACCGCACCGAGTTCGAGCAGTACCTGCGCTTCGCCTGCAAGCCCGAGCTGGCGCTGCCCTTCAgcgggcccggcgcggccgcgctgccgccgcccgaGGGCGCGGGCCCCGTCTCGGCCGCCGTGTCGGACGCCAGCAGCGCCGTCTACTACTGCGGCTACCCCGACTTGTGA